CGGGACTCAATTTCGTTCAGAGCTTGCCTAGTTATTTGCGAGTCTGATATAATCTTTgggagaatgaaaaaaagatatggACATAAATAAGCATGTGCCAACACACTCCTAAatagcagaagcagcagaatagGAGAGAGACATAACTGGACCAGAAATACATACATCAGAAGTGAAAATTGAAGGATTACCACTCTCTAACATTTCCTCCAGTTCCTCATCAGTGGTGGTCTTTCCAGCTAGGATAAAAACAACAGTACTTCACATACCATCACCTACTCTTTATTGAACATAAAATTTTACCATACCAGAAGGATGACAGTTCAAAGCAAATTCTTGTATTGAGCATTTTTCAGGATAAAACAATGTAGCATTTATCCATTACCAAGTGCCATTTTGCAtatgaaaaacacaggaaatatCAAGTAATAGTCAGAAAACAAACGTAGATTCAAAGCTATGATGAATAATTCCTGGTTGGTGggggtttgtgtttgtttgttttggtttgggtttttttttgtgtgtgtgtcaaaCTGAAGAGTTTGATCACATTTACAAGGTACGTATGAACCTTGTTAAGTGTAGTGCTcttcagaaggaagaaatcGAGATACAGAGTATTTACATATCACTCAATCACCTATACAACCATGTCACTTGGCACCTAATTTACTCGCTCCCCACCACTGCATGGACAATAAAATCTTTACATAAATCTGATTTTACTAACAGAGGATTACAGTCGTGTTCCGCACAGAGGAGATGATCACCCACAGTGTACCTTCACTTCTCCTTTCCATAATACATCTAACAATTGATGTAGTTCATTATCGGACGTTTAAGCGAACTGAATCCTACTGATCACACTGGTATGAGAAACGCAAGCGTTACGAGTTACACAACACATTCAAGAGATTTGTGTtgtgcagttttaaaaattacatatcaAATCCCTGCCTTTCCCATGTAAAAGAAGTTGAACATCTGTAATAACTTACATAATTCTGTCCTATCAGACGGAAGTTACAGTTTGAATATTACTTTCTGGTGTTAATACCCAAGAATGCTGCAAAACCTGCTATAAAATTTTTAGTGCTGAGAAAAAGCCGAAGGCTCCAATTGGGTCATAACAACATTAACTTAAAAGAACCATGTCCTGAGGTATTAGGGTCCCTCCCCTCAAACGTATAGGTAAATAAGAATTTAACTTGCCCAATAAACTTTACTGAAATGCTGAATTGAACCATTAGCACGAGAGGCTAATGACAAATTTGAGAAGTACATGAAGCGCAAAGTCTTCTCATAGTTTGCcaacttttctgtttgcatttcctATTGCAGcaataaatgtatttgcttttacagGGGATATTCAAAAAGGCTAATTTTAGGTACAAGATGATATGGATTTTTTTAGACACCTTTTTAGATGATAGATGCTCTAGTTCAGAGTCAGGTACCTTCCCGAATACCCCTTGTAATAAATCAAATAAGTCAAATGCGAGTCAGCCAACAAATGATTAGAGTGCATATAACGGCAGCACTGATTTTATGTCAGATGAATTTAACAAATATTCTTACTGACAAAAATAGAGCATAAGAAGAGATGCTGTCCTGTTTAGAGTGTTAATTTTGGAATAGCTTTTAATAACACTTGCTATCTTCAGAAGACAGCTTTTcttaatgtttcatttaaagttGCAACACTGGAAATagatgaagcaaagaaaaaagatactttgtttaataattttcaacataaaagaaatttagtgagttttctctgttttctttgccaCTGTTCTGAGCAGATTCGAAGAGTTTACACCATATgataaaattgtttcttttcccccacACACTTCAAGCAGATCTCCAAGACGTATGATGCTTTGTACCATCTTTAAGTAATAAGAAACAAGGGCGGTACTAATAACACAAGTCACCTTCTTAAAAAAGCGCATTCAGGTCACTTACTTATCTCTAATTGTCTCTGTATCCGACCTTTGCTGCGTTCTCGGAAAAGAGTTTGGGTCTCGTTGTATTCCGTCATGACCTCCACAAACTTGTGAGCTAATACAGAGTGCTGTTTTTTGAGGATTTAAAAATGCGGAACAAAAacgtttattttcttttgttgttacAGCAAATACTACCGCACAACAACTAACAGTGGTATTTACATTCCCACAAAACAGAACATGAAGTTCTGATACTACTTCAGAAAAGTGAAACTTGTTCTCTGATTTACTggaattcttttattttttttacacttaTGAAGTGATCATACCTGTGTTTTTCTTATCCTGAGGTCCACTGATGTCCGATTAGCATTTTCACCCTGATCAAAACTTTGTTCAATAGCTAAGAACAATACAAGAATATTACAAGTCAACTTTCAGTATAATTATTTAATAGTGTAGCTCAGTTACTTTGTAAATACTATTAATGATTGCTTTTTCCTCGTACAAGCTCCCCACAGGCATGTTTAAAACTtcatggggaggagaggggtaGCAGTGATCTCTCTCTCTAATAATTTCGATAATTGTTACTGATCTTAAAACACAATAACTACTTCAGTACTCTTAACAGAGCCACAGTACTGTCTATTAATCTGGAAGAAAAGGCGTAACAGAAGCTCTTACAGTTTAAACAATAAACACCATACCCTGGTGTTTATGGAAGGACAAAAGCATATAGTAATTGTAACTATTAACATTAAAACACTCAATGTATTTCAAAATCTAAGCAAAACAATTAAGAGATACTCATAGGGGAAAGCCACATCAAAATTAGCTagtctgaatttaaaatacagtaggTGCTCTAGAGCAATTCCCTACGTAGACATTTATGCCATGGAGAccattttttttgcagttaaTCTTCTTCCACAACATCATGACCAAAAACCAGCATTTCAGGTGCAGAATACATTTCTACACAGAGGAATTACTTTGCATTGTAATTTTCTAggttatttctgaaagcaagcaAGCTCTATCCTGTTCTACAAACTAGGCTGTGCTGAGACCTGGTATCAGTCAGCGGTGAAGCTTGCCAAGGAGGAGTAGAGCAGGGGACAATACTGTTACTGACATGGGCTGTACGTTAGTTCGCAGAGAGGGGctgttcccttttttaaaaagagctgtACAATACAATTAACGCATACATAATGTAGCATTTAAAGTTTAGAAGTTCAGCTGCAATGAAATAAGTTTCTCACGCTGTTACTACCCTAAGTCATTACAAGGGACAGTAGTTTTATTTCTCCTAACAACTTACCCTTTAATCTGGCTCGGATTTTATTAGCAATCttctttatttcctcatttaatTCTTCAAGTTCTTCCTTTGttcctttgaaaaaatatatatttttagaactGTTAATGATTAATAGTGAGCCAGCAACCATCTACACCTCTACCTTACAATCTCAAATTGTATACAGTACAACCATGCAGAGAAGTTTATTATACTCCTAAGTAATCTAAATACGATTTTTATAACAGCATACTATCAGATTCCTGCTTCTTATGACAGGCCCTTACCCTTAGGAATTGTTATTACCAAATCACCAACTAAACCTAGTGATAAAATATTCCACGTTTTTTCTTAACGTAACCCTTTCAGGGCAATAGTCATTTGCTGGTCAAAATGAAAGCTCACTGAAGTCTATCaagtgaaaatacagatttatctCCCATTTTTTTAGATCTGTTTATCACAGACTCACTGCTTTTGCCCTTATTAACATAACTGTACCATGCACTACCTGTATTTTTTGAAGAATACTATACAGAGTATTCATGAAGAACATAACTAGATCTCTGTTAGTGGGTCTGCTGAAGAAACTAGATTCACAAGAGCATGTGTTATTTACAAGCAATGTCATGTTCCTACACGGTTCAGATGCATTAATGAGCACAATTTTTAGCACAAACGCAAGCTGATAAATGAGCTTAGACCACAGACTTTAAATATTCAGATGAACCCTTATTAATCCTGAGATTCGTTGACTGCATGCAGTCATGAAGACAAAAAACGTACGCCCATCCATAAACAAAGAAgatgggggaaaggaaaaactaaCAGCCAAAGCTGAGTTTTCCTCAGCAAGATAAATGTTAAGCTGGCATTGCAACCGTCCTCAAAAATATCTCAgcaccttttcttcccctttcttcaaACACTTCCCAAAAACCCAGGCATGCCTTGAATTAACAAGTGCTGAGACGGAGAAGGTTCCATGTTTCTGGGTAAGTTCCCTAAACTTCTGAGCTCTCTGTTCGGAAAGCACATGTTCACTTTGAGCTTTGGGGTTACAGCTTCTAAAAATAGGGCTCCAGCGTGGAAGTCTTACTACCACTAAAGCAGCTGGCTGTACTGTCAGCATTAGACAGGGTTCTGCCCCAGCTgaagaataaaagagaagatGATGTCTCTGCCATGCGAGCTTCGGTTGGTAACTTCAATATTTTACCAGACTAAGAGAAATGCAAGTAGCCTCTAAGTTTCTGAAGACACAATCAATTTCAAGATGCTGTATTAAGCTGAGCTTTGGTCTAGCAAAGGTTTGGATGATGCaacaaatattctgaaaatgtatttattcaaatgagacttttaaaatgtaaaaataagcaaattaaaatattaattgaatattagatgtggaaatatttaaataaatagtgTACATTTTGCATTCTGAACACCTGAAGGTCTATTCCTATAGGTAGctagaacaaacaaacaaaaatttcatAATATCTACCCACATATATCTGAAATCTAAGAAAAGTGATACTCACTTCCTTCAGGATTTGGTGCTGACAGGATAATGCTATGCTGCTTCTTCACTTCTTCCACATTTTGTGCTATTTTTGCTATATTATTTCTAAGTTCCTCAACCTAGAGGAAGAGAAGTGTCAATGAAACCACTAGAATAATTCAGGgcaaagatttaagaaaaaaaccacaacttcGGTAATAAAAACCATAAAGTATCTCActgcaactttttaaaatatctgacaGAAAGCCCAGCAGAAATGTAAACATTTAAACAGcttgcactttttaaaattctttatatCAAATAGGTAGTCTTAATAGCAAATATATTCTGTATGGCCAAAAACTTAAGTGCTACTATTCTtaataaaaagattttgaaattcTATTAGCAAATTCCTTGTCGACAGGGAGTTAAGAACACTTCTAGGCAGTACCGACACAAAATACCCTGAAATAAACAAGTAGAAGTGTTACCAGCATTTGATTTGGCATACCATCACAAAGCAtgttgggggtgtgtgtgtaaatgAACTGTTACTCCTGATTATAGAAATTAAAAGGCATGGAAAGAAAACTAAGTATCTAATGCATGGTGAAAACTATAACTTTACCTGTTGGAAAAAGTCATCCATAAAATGGTCTTTTTCAACAATAACTGTCTCCCCATCTTCATTTCCTTTACACTGTAAAAGACAACAGAACAAATCTATGAAATAAAACTCAGCATACTGCTCTGAAACTACTACTACTTCTTCCACATTGCTACTGGATAGACATTTTTGTCAATAGTctgcaaagtaaaaaaagtaagttttcctcttctgagGACTGCAATctaaaaacaaataagcaaagaGGTCAGAGAAAGTCACCTGACTACCACGAAGGTGTGAATGCTGAGGCATGTATTTCTCCAAGCACAATTTCAGGACAGAAGCAGTCTGTAAGCAATGCCACAGTTTTAATTACCTGTCattaaaattactaaaatacGATTTGGCATTCAAATGCTCTCTCACAGCATAAAGATACTTCCACTGCAAGTCCCGCATGAACTGAAAACAATATTATGTGTCTTTCATttcacaaataataaaataataataaatactgAGACAGTAGATCAAACCCCCTCAAAGAAATACTAGGAGGGGTGCTGATCACTGACTTGCGATGTAATAAGCTAAACATCTAATGGAAGCTAGAACAGAAAGCCATCAACATCTGCTTACTAGTTTTGCCCCTGGGTATTTTCAAGGCTGCCACTCCACACCAATTTAGACATAATATGCCACACTGAAGTATACATGCACTGCATAATTGATAAACCCTTAGGCAGAGGCTCAAGCTGCCAGGCTCTCACAGATCTCCAGGACACACAGCCCAACACAGTCATTCCCTGAGTCACACTTCCCTAACCCTTGAGCCAGCCCAGCAGAATATACGGATCCTGACAGTAACTGAGACTCAAGTTTGTTCAGAGAAGGAATTAACATGCATCATATAAAGGCAAAGACTTCCAGCTTCCATGTTCTCTAGTTCCCTCTGTAGAGCACACTGTTTGAACTGCATCGAAtcaaaattagaagaaaatattattctacCATAAAGTCAATGGTTtatctgttagaaaaaaaaccctacaagaCGGGTAACATTAAGGAATTTTCATGTTCAGAACTCCTTTTTTCTTACAAGCCCCTCTGCCTTTGACCACCTAACACCCACTTCTTCCTCCTAAACCCTGATCCTATTACCCAGTATGACCTTTGTTGCCAGTTTTATTAAATCAGGTGAGATGTGGATTATTTGCATGATGATTCTGCAGTTTAATTCAATGCCAAACACTGCTATGATCTAACAAAGAAGGTTATACTCAGCGATGATCTACACATCAAATTCTACTAGGACTGCCCCAAATCTTCAAAAAGTTATTACTTAGACTTTGTGAGAGTTCTGTTCCTGCCAACTCAAGGAGTGCATAAAGCCCTATGGCAATATGTTTCTCAGAAATCATCTGGTTTTTATGCTATGAGGAACCATTGTGCCCCAACTGAAATAACAGAATTGAGGTGTTATGGCTTTCCTGGACCACCCTCCAATCACTCCTAACGCTCTGTGCCATTACAGACTTTTTGTAGTTACTCCTTTTGGGAAGATGATTGCTAGAATTCAGTATTAAAGAATCTGCCCTTAGGGACTGTAATCAATTAACAGTCTTGCTTAATACAAATAAGCAAGGAAGCCTGTGCCCAAAGTTACCCAACTTTCACGCATACCAGAGACTGCAGTGCTACAAAGCTACCAGTTGTAAGTTAATATTTGAGAACGAGCTACactttaaagatatttaatttcattatccCTGCAAAAGAACACCTTCTGCTTACATTTACTGAGTAAAGAATAATCGTTCTAATTTTTTATAACCACATCCTCTATTTAGTTAATTGAACTAAAACCAATGAAAATAGTATCAGCTAAGATATTCAGCATGTCAGCTTTTAGTTTGGTCAGAAGATCTTAGTAAAACATTAAACCCTGAGAGAACCTTAAACAAACGAAAGATACAAAAATCTGACACAGAAGTCCTGTTTGTGGATGCTAGGCTGGAAGGAAGGCACCATGACTACCCACCCCGCAGCCAGTTCCACATTCATTTCACTTTCACATTTGGGTGCAACGACACCAGTGACAGATCCATCTGCTGTCTACAAGTTACTGAAGGATTTACGGACACCCTACCCTGAACATCAGCACTTGAAAGACATCTGGTGACTTGTCAACCTCTAGTCGCTACGATCTTAAATCACCACTTACATAAAATACACCTTATCTGCTAACTCTCTTCAACTTAAGTGATGTGCCTTCTTTTGACAAGCGCACAATTCAAAGAGCTTGCTTTTGTCATCAAGTTTAGCAGAAATATGTTCCTTCTCCTAGACGTTACCTCCTCGGTATAAGCAGTATCACAAAAGCTGATAAAAAGTTTCACGTCAATGCCAAGCACAATCTAGTGAAGTTTGTTTGCAGCTCATACTCTGACCTTGGGACTGAAAGTCTGGGTCATACAACTCCATAAACATTCATAGacttataaaatatataaagttCCCTCAAAAGCTGGTTTATATGACAGAATCCAGATATTCAGACAACAGAATTTCTCAGCTCCAAACAGGATGTACCTTGATGCCTTACAAAACTTCTGACATTTCCCACGCCTTACAGAATTGGAGAAATAAGGCTAGCTTGAGATTTCTTACCAAATTAACTGATTAactttgaaactgaaaacagcttttgacCTAAACCCATGACCATCACTTGCCCCTGAAATTCCAATCGAGCCAAGTTTTTTCTCAGTGCACATCACCTGCATTCGCAGGCTGCAAGGATAACAACTGGCCACCATCACCCCAACACACCAGATCCCAAGAGGGGGTTGTTGAGTGTTAGAGTTTCTCCTTACAGCATCAGTGTTTCAAGAAATTCTTTCATATGAGAGTAGCCAAGGAGGGCTTGCAGAGGGCCAAGGAGATCTGTTGGACAGCTTTGGCTTTGGCAGGTCAATCATTAACATGCATTTAGTAGCATTATTGTACAACCAGAAAAACATCATCTGGTAAACGTCTGCAAGAAATTACGCTGCTATgacacagaaaatacacagcTCATCTTCAGAAAATTCCATGTTTGAACAAAGACTAATGTAAGGAGTtaacttgggagaaaaaaaccaagaacttagcaatgttttcctcctcctgaaaAGAagccttttgcatttttttccataccACCCAATTCTACCAATTTTAACTTTTGTGACTTTGTGGTTCTTTACTCATTCCTAAAGAGTTTTGGGGGCATTAAGTCAATGCCCAAGGAATTGTTtccaaaaaaaatcactgcagttCTGTTCAAGTTACAGgtccttgtttaaaaaaaaagctacattcaaagataaatgtatttttcaaaggaTATGTCTAAGATATCCTCAGTAATATCCAAGCataagaaatagaaaaagcatgtatttaaaatgattCACCAATCAAGCAAGAAAAATAGATGTCAACAGATAGTTCTGCATCCCTTTCAGCATAACAAGTGGTAATTTTTGAGCCATATGAACAACACACCCCAAACTTCAGATCCAAAACATCACCCTTAAGCAGAGAAGGTTTACATCCTACTGCTGAAATGAtttaacaataacaaaaaaaatttgaattaGTTTTATTAACAGACCTTTAAAAGGACATTAGAGTCTGACACCGGTTGAATGTGCTGAACTGAGTGTCTGAATGCAGATCCTCCGGCTCTAAGTCATCTTAAGATGGGCAAGCATCTGTGAACAGCCAACCACTGAAGGCTGGGAGAATATTTTACACAATCATGGCTATGTACTTGCCccgggttttttttcttccctagatATCTACTGTCAACCactgctgaaaaacagcttGCTTGATCAGAGAGAaccttttattcttcctttaatCTTGCACTCATTTAAACTcacaacaaataaaaccagtCTGCGATTTGATCAATTGTCCAATTAATTGTATTAAAGGACAACTCAAACAGCTGAAAGAAGTTCATTTTGGcttgtttgaaataatttagaaaCTACAGTAAAATAACCCCCTGGATGTGGACAAATACAATTACGGTTGCTATCTCCTGCAAATGCATGTACTTTACAAGCCTTTTCTAGCTAGAAAATAAGAGGAAGCAACATTATCTGATGGCTGAATAATCTGCATGTCTTCAACAATTTCTCCAGCAACTATTTCAGCACTGCTTAACTGCCTTAATACAGTGTATTAACAAAAGGATCAAAAGTGGACCACGAACATTGGTAACATTTGTCCCCTCTTCTTTATGAAGATAAAGGGAAATCCAGGAAAACGTTACAACTTCTAATGAGAAAAGAGTTTGCTTGCTGTCAAATAAAATCCAGGAACACACAAATGAGGACACATAAACTTAAATTTACATTTCTCCTAAAGGGAATACTGTGTGTAGTTAGAAGGGGTCAGGGTAGGCTGGCTAAAATTCTAGGACCTCTTAATCTACTTGTGTGTCACATCAGGTCTTTGCAGGAAACAGGGTGGATGGAACCTACACGTAAGGTACAACTGAGGTAACACACAATGACATTCTTATATTGAGGGAAAGAGCCAAGGCGTAGTTATTCCTGAAGATTCTGCAGGCCCAGGcctgttaaaaaccacaaagTATATGTTCTACCCTTTACTTAATGATTTAGCCAAATAGAATACAATGGAACTACACTAATCAAACTGAAACAGTTTGGAAAATAGGCAAATTAATGTTAATACATTATTTCTTCAGATTATTCACTCCTTTTCAAAGCAGTCCTATCTGTGTGTGATCAAGGATGACTGTTCAAAGCATCTATACTAGTAAGGGAAAAATCACTTCACAAAAACATGATCTTTTTTGATATTTCAGATAAAGATGCAAGATGGAGGTTGCTACTTCCACAAGTTCCCTGGGGAAATCAAGTTTTACAAAAGCCATCTCCCTCGGATATACAACTTTTAAAAGCTTCGTGTCAGCTACACACTTTTAAGTAATAAAACGTAGGCTGGATCTTCAGTTACTTCTACCTTCACttgatgtttaaatattttcttctaagttAGAAGAAACCTTCAATTCTAAGTCTCTAAGCTATTTGTTAATTCCACAGGCACTGAAAATTATGTTGATGAACATACAAAGCACTTCAGCAATATTGACCATTCTGTTTAAAGTAATGTTTCAGTTCAAGCAGTAACTTGTTGCAGCACGGTAACATTTTCAGATGTCAAATACTAAAGGTGGCTTAAAAGCCCCTAtgcaaaattgctttaaaaacgTTTAACAATATctaagggggtgggggggggggtggataAGGTAGggcttgggggtttttttgttttgttttttaaatacccaTGCAAGAGACTACCGGTGCTTCCCCTCAATCAGAATGAAGTCTCCGTGTTTAAGAgtataaattaaaaagcaagttCAGATCACTGTTTGCTGCTTCCTCTTTCTGGAAAGCGTGCACCATCCCTGAAATTTGGCACATATTCCTATAACCTGGACATGTTTAGAAACAGGCAAAGGGAAGAAGTACACCTGAAAGAAGTTACACATTTCTTTGTTAAGACTCCAAAACATCTTTACTGGTAAAGCCACTGTTTAATAATGCAAAAGCTTTTTAGATGCTGATTCATCCTTCAGGAGAAGACGACTCTGAAGAGACTGGTATTCCCATCCCTTAGAGATGGACCttccaaaatgcattttgtaacCCAGAAATACAAACTTAATTTTAAGATGAACAAGCCCCAGACCTGCATGCAGCTCAACGCAGGCCAGCTTCTACGTATATGTGGAGTCCTAGAACTATCACAGGAACTGCTGttctccattt
The genomic region above belongs to Phalacrocorax aristotelis chromosome 15, bGulAri2.1, whole genome shotgun sequence and contains:
- the STX2 gene encoding syntaxin-2 isoform X3, with the translated sequence MKDRLADLAECKGNEDGETVIVEKDHFMDDFFQQVEELRNNIAKIAQNVEEVKKQHSIILSAPNPEGRTKEELEELNEEIKKIANKIRARLKAIEQSFDQGENANRTSVDLRIRKTQHSVLAHKFVEVMTEYNETQTLFRERSKGRIQRQLEITGKTTTDEELEEMLESGNPSIFTSDIISDSQITRQALNEIESRHKDIMKLESSIRELHEMFMDMAMFVETQGEMINNIEKNVMNASDYVEHAKEETKKAVKYQSKARRKMWIIIIVSLVVIAIIEIDVHNYMCNCIASDTWNYPSNNTIVASTFQELETFRNSKIHLQ
- the STX2 gene encoding syntaxin-2 isoform X2: MKDRLADLAECKGNEDGETVIVEKDHFMDDFFQQVEELRNNIAKIAQNVEEVKKQHSIILSAPNPEGRTKEELEELNEEIKKIANKIRARLKAIEQSFDQGENANRTSVDLRIRKTQHSVLAHKFVEVMTEYNETQTLFRERSKGRIQRQLEITGKTTTDEELEEMLESGNPSIFTSDIISDSQITRQALNEIESRHKDIMKLESSIRELHEMFMDMAMFVETQGEMINNIEKNVMNASDYVEHAKEETKKAVKYQSKARRKLMFIIICVTVLLLILGIILATTLS
- the STX2 gene encoding syntaxin-2 isoform X1 codes for the protein MKDRLADLAECKGNEDGETVIVEKDHFMDDFFQQVEELRNNIAKIAQNVEEVKKQHSIILSAPNPEGRTKEELEELNEEIKKIANKIRARLKAIEQSFDQGENANRTSVDLRIRKTQHSVLAHKFVEVMTEYNETQTLFRERSKGRIQRQLEITGKTTTDEELEEMLESGNPSIFTSDIISDSQITRQALNEIESRHKDIMKLESSIRELHEMFMDMAMFVETQGEMINNIEKNVMNASDYVEHAKEETKKAVKYQSKARRKMWIIIIVSLVVIAIIGLIIGLSVGIQ